The Deinococcus misasensis DSM 22328 genome segment ACTACACCTCCGCTTTGCACACCTCCGAAGTGGACCGCATGGTCAGTGAAATCGCCCAGCATCCACAGGTGCGCGATTGGGTGAATGTGCAACTCAAAAAACTGCCTGCCCCTTTTGTGGCAGAAGGACGGGACATGGGAACAGCAGTGTTTCCTCAGGCGAAGCACAAGTTCTACCTGACCGCCAGAAGCAAAGTGCGTGCCCAGAGGCGGGCAAAAGAGCGCCCAGAAGACATTGCAAGCATTCAGGCGGCTCTGGAACTGCGGGATCAGGAAGATCAGGTGCAGTCCAAGCCTGCCGAAGATGCCCTGTTGATTGACACCAGCGACCTCACCCTTGAGCAGGTGGTGGAGCGCATTTTGAAAGGAGTCCACACATGATTCCCCAACCTTGGATGTACGACGTGACCGTGGTCCTCACCAGTTTGCTGGTCTATCCCTCTGGTCTCAAAGTGTACGGGCAGGAAAAAGTGCCCAGAACCGGACGGGTGATTGTGGCAGGAAACCATGTGGGCAACATGGATCCTTTTGTGATCACCATTGCGGCCAAACGGCGCTTGCGTTTCATGGCCAAAAAAGAACTGTTTGGCAATCCACTGTTCAAGTGGTACATGCTCAATGTGGGCAACATTCCGGTGGACCGCCAGAGCAAAAACGACATCTCATCCATCCGCACCTGCATCAAAGCTCTGGAAGAGGAAGAGGGACTGGGGATTTTCCCACAAGGCACCCGGGGTGGTTCCCAGGTGATGGGAGGGGTTTCCCTTATAGCGCTTAAGGCGAAAGCCCCCATTGTGCCTGTGTATGTTCAGAAAAAAGGCAAATGGATTGTGCGCTTTGGAGACCCGATTGAGCCCCAGGGCACAGTCCCAGAGCTGACCCACAAATTTACAGAGGCTCTGGAAAATTTGAAACAGCTGTAGTTCG includes the following:
- the cmk gene encoding (d)CMP kinase, translated to MTVIITIDGIAASGKSSVASRVARALNIPYISSGYLYRAVTHLVYVLQIDPSNQKAILEALETHPLTLIPHPEENEVWQGEHNYTSALHTSEVDRMVSEIAQHPQVRDWVNVQLKKLPAPFVAEGRDMGTAVFPQAKHKFYLTARSKVRAQRRAKERPEDIASIQAALELRDQEDQVQSKPAEDALLIDTSDLTLEQVVERILKGVHT
- a CDS encoding lysophospholipid acyltransferase family protein — translated: MIPQPWMYDVTVVLTSLLVYPSGLKVYGQEKVPRTGRVIVAGNHVGNMDPFVITIAAKRRLRFMAKKELFGNPLFKWYMLNVGNIPVDRQSKNDISSIRTCIKALEEEEGLGIFPQGTRGGSQVMGGVSLIALKAKAPIVPVYVQKKGKWIVRFGDPIEPQGTVPELTHKFTEALENLKQL